GAACTGGCCCGTTAACCACGAACTTACCTCCATGCGGATACTGCTGATTGGCGACATCGTGGGCAAGCCGGGGCGGCACATTGTCTGCCGGGCCCTCCACCCTCTGGTGGAGCGTGAACGGCTCGATCTGGTAGTGGCCAATGCAGAGAATGCGGCCGGCGGGTCGGGGCTTACCCCTGCCATTTTTCACGAACTGATTGCCGCTGGCGTCGACGTGGTCACGCTGGGCGATCACATTTATCGTCGGGCAGAAGTGTTCGACGTGTTGCAAACCGACGCCCACATCGTCAAGCCAGCCAACTATCCGGCGGAGGCTGCCGGACGCGAGTACGCCGTTGTGAAAGCTCGCAACGGCGTTTCCTGTGCCGTGTTCAGTTTGCTGGGGCGCGTCTTTATGCGTCCGGTCGATTGTCCGTTCAAAGCGGCCGATCGAGTTTTGGCGGCATTGCCCGATGATGCCAAGGTCATCCTGCTCGATTTTCACGCCGAAGCCACCAGCGATAAACAATTGATGGGCCGCTATTTGGATGGCCGCGTTTCGGCCGTGTTGGGCACGCATACCCATGTGCCAACCGCCGATGAATGCGTTTTATCCGGGGGAACTGCTTTCCAATGCGACGTGGGCATGACAGGCCCCTACGAAAGCATTTTGGGCCGGCAGATCAATCGGGTATTGGAAACCACGCTGACTTTTACTCCCACGGCGTTTGACGTAGCCACCGGCGACGTACGTTTGAGCGGCAGCATTGTGGATATCGATGAATCCACCGGCCGCGCCACCGCCATCCGCCGCCTGCTGCTGCGGGAAAGTGAATTGAACCAATAGTCTTGCTGTCGATGCTGCCGGTGGAACTTCGTGCTAGCATACCGGGCGTGACAGATTCGACCTTGCGGCAACGGCAGGGGGCAAGTATCTTTCGCCCCTCTTCTCGCCCAAGCTTTTCATTTCGAGGGTTTGCGATGGATCGCACTCGTTCGCGCCAGGTCTGGCGATCGTTCCAATACGGTGTCTTGTTGGCCATCCTGTTGCCGGCCGGTTGCGGCTGGATGTCGGTGGCGCTATACAA
This Pirellulales bacterium DNA region includes the following protein-coding sequences:
- a CDS encoding TIGR00282 family metallophosphoesterase encodes the protein MRILLIGDIVGKPGRHIVCRALHPLVERERLDLVVANAENAAGGSGLTPAIFHELIAAGVDVVTLGDHIYRRAEVFDVLQTDAHIVKPANYPAEAAGREYAVVKARNGVSCAVFSLLGRVFMRPVDCPFKAADRVLAALPDDAKVILLDFHAEATSDKQLMGRYLDGRVSAVLGTHTHVPTADECVLSGGTAFQCDVGMTGPYESILGRQINRVLETTLTFTPTAFDVATGDVRLSGSIVDIDESTGRATAIRRLLLRESELNQ